In the Drosophila takahashii strain IR98-3 E-12201 chromosome 3R, DtakHiC1v2, whole genome shotgun sequence genome, one interval contains:
- the tara gene encoding pneumococcal serine-rich repeat protein isoform X1, whose product MKMWTESNVNSAMGLQATAATKRKHELTFDSKDANTTYTGNCAPPPIKANKWAISNNNYLESLEEQQQQSQQQQQSEPAVESNNNHIVLESSTMDLDAMKPTTEPSISNGHEVTTAAVVASLKSQAEVPLPPTASAAIPEDSIARLEVVTSAVPCEPWTTAGSATPSTPSVVSAEPVDCISKLQAVAVPSDPWGCIATRSTLATTLLSADELDDDDDDFEDDYEEEESIIPTYCPMRYHPFVSHPHNHPLVPHPHQQQQQQQQQQLSQQQPHPQQQQQQLAQQQQRSYAPGYGSRQPNYYSEPFPQQNCSRTGGPQHMTQQSPPAPQQARGFAPPQWATSNGSAANPAVGGAQQFYEATNGGGGAYAPPAAPQQTIRCAENGKSYLDLGCSSGAASAGGGSPISPPPSSPPVVPFAGLPLHGLPLKRCCDGRPGGWCSANRSCYKDTRLKIRNLSMFKLSRFRQVSEQSLYRSVLICNTLKRIDREIEAEAKELHQAAQQHHQQAAAAAAAAAAAAAQAAQYHPAYQQSPPAPLHPHPQQQQQQQLDYAPVLNCARLANMDHYQQLSFQPQQQQQQQQQYHERLESQPTAAYRGVGFATQQPSNCDTSSSNTSGNSSNNSAATAATTASGSSSLHPYDHYPFRESQSGRATPFPACPTTTAAAAAAASSAAAAAATTSNSSPASSSSSINTTASTVMSSSSSSGNSSSTAATPPIAPSGSNNCDTSDSGYADDDSTRSINWSSVLSLSSQSALDPLNNNDLFSILPAAATPTAVPVSVPAAASSSSSSSSSTLAFSGSFTTVQASSGSSSSCGSSSSSTTATFTTLSTISSATHSLTSSYVSSISSNVSAAANTWEYGFLDMEFGLGSEFTELVPSCKLSSEDLFKSGLGGQVVAASRLHDNELEQPAHIMVGS is encoded by the coding sequence GTGAATTCCGCGATGGGTCTTCAAGCAACAGCCGCCACCAAGCGGAAGCATGAGCTGACCTTCGATAGCAAGGATGCCAACACCACCTACACGGGCAACTGTGCCCCGCCCCCCATCAAGGCCAACAAGTGGGCcattagcaacaacaactacctGGAATCGctcgaggagcagcagcagcaatcgcagcagcagcagcaatcggAGCCAGCTGTCGAGTCCAACAACAACCATATTGTGCTGGAGTCATCCACCATGGATTTGGATGCGATGAAGCCCACAACGGAGCCAAGTATTAGCAATGGTCATGAAGTTACTACCGCAGCGGTGGTTGCCTCGCTGAAGAGTCAAGCGGAGGTGCCACTGCCGCCGACGGCGAGTGCGGCGATACCGGAGGATAGTATCGCCCGGCTGGAGGTGGTCACCTCGGCCGTTCCCTGTGAGCCCTGGACAACTGCGGGTTCAGCGACTCCCTCCACACCCTCGGTGGTGTCCGCTGAACCCGTGGACTGCATCTCCAAGCTGCAAGCGGTGGCGGTGCCCAGTGATCCTTGGGGCTGCATTGCCACCCGCTCCACGCTAGCCACCACTCTGCTGAGTGCCGATGAGCtggacgacgatgatgatgacttCGAGGACGActacgaggaggaggagagcaTCATACCCACCTACTGTCCCATGCGCTATCATCCCTTTGTGTCGCATCCGCACAACCATCCGCTGGTGCCGCAtccccaccagcagcagcaacagcaacagcagcagcaactctcccagcagcaaccacatccccagcagcagcagcagcaactcgctcagcagcagcagaggagCTATGCCCCTGGATATGGCAGCAGGCAGCCCAACTACTACTCGGAGCCATTCCCCCAGCAGAATTGCTCGCGAACCGGAGGACCGCAGCACATGACGCAGCAATCTCCGCCAGCGCCGCAGCAGGCGAGGGGTTTTGCTCCTCCTCAATGGGCGACGTCCAACGGAAGTGCCGCGAATCCCGCAGTGGGAGGAGCCCAGCAGTTCTACGAGGCCACcaacggaggaggaggagcctaTGCCCCACCAGCGGCGCCTCAACAAACCATTCGCTGTGCGGAGAATGGCAAATCCTATCTGGATCTGGGTTGCAGTAGTGGTGCAGCATCCGCTGGAGGTGGCTCCCCCATTAGTCCGCCACCCTCCTCGCCGCCCGTCGTTCCCTTCGCCGGTTTGCCACTGCATGGCCTGCCCCTCAAGCGCTGCTGTGATGGACGCCCCGGTGGCTGGTGCAGTGCCAACCGGAGCTGCTACAAGGACACCCGGCTGAAGATACGCAATCTGTCCATGTTTAAGCTCTCCCGTTTTAGGCAGGTTTCGGAGCAGTCGCTCTACCGCTCGGTGCTCATTTGCAATACCCTGAAGCGCATCGATCGCGAGATCGAGGCGGAGGCCAAGGAGCTGCACCAGGCGGCGCAGCAGCATCACCagcaggcggcggcggcagcagcagcagcggcagcggcggcggcacaAGCGGCGCAATACCATCCAGCCTATCAGCAATCTCCGCCAGCGCCACTGCATCCGcatccccagcagcagcagcagcagcagttggaCTATGCGCCTGTGCTGAACTGTGCCCGCTTGGCCAACATGGATCACTACCAGCAACTGAGTTTCCAgccacaacagcagcagcagcagcagcagcagtaccaCGAGCGACTGGAGAGCCAGCCTACAGCAGCCTACAGGGGAGTGGGCTTTGCCACGCAGCAGCCCAGCAACTGTGATACTTCGAGCAGCAATACcagcggcaacagcagcaacaactccgcggcgacagcagcaacaacggcgagcggcagcagcagtttGCATCCCTACGATCACTATCCCTTTCGGGAGTCGCAGTCGGGTCGTGCCACGCCCTTTCCCGCCTGCCCCAccaccacagcagcagcagcagcggcagcttcttcggcagcagcagcagcagcaacaaccagcAACAGTTCCCCCgccagcagcagtagcagtatAAACACCACTGCTTCAACGGTGATGAGCAGCAGTAGTAGTAGTGGTAACTCATCGAGCACCGCAGCTACCCCTCCAATTGCCCCAAgtggcagcaacaactgcGATACCAGCGACTCCGGCTATGCGGACGACGACTCCACCCGTTCGATCAACTGGAGTTCGGTGCTCAGCCTGAGTTCGCAATCGGCGCTGGATCCGCTGAACAACAATGATCTATTTAGCATATTACCAGCGGCGGCAACACCTACAGCTGTGCCCGTTTCAGTGCCAGCAGCGGCCAGCAGTTCCAGTTCATCCTCGAGCTCAACGCTGGCCTTCAGCGGCAGCTTCACCACCGTTCAGGCAAGCAGCGGGAGTAGTAGTTCctgtggcagcagcagcagctccaccaCCGCCACCTTTACCACCCTCTCGACCATCTCCTCGGCCACCCACTCGCTGACCTCGTCGTATGTGAGCAGCATTAGCTCGAATGTTTCGGCGGCGGCGAATACCTGGGAGTACGGATTCCTGGACATGGAGTTCGGCTTGGGTTCGGAGTTCACCGAGCTAGTGCCCAGCTGTAAGCTCAGCTCGGAGGATCTGTTCAAGAGCGGTCTGGGTGGCCAGGTGGTGGCCGCCTCCCGGCTCCATGACAACGAGCTGGAGCAGCCCGCCCACATCATGGTCGGCAGTTAG
- the tara gene encoding pneumococcal serine-rich repeat protein isoform X2, with product MCTEVNSAMGLQATAATKRKHELTFDSKDANTTYTGNCAPPPIKANKWAISNNNYLESLEEQQQQSQQQQQSEPAVESNNNHIVLESSTMDLDAMKPTTEPSISNGHEVTTAAVVASLKSQAEVPLPPTASAAIPEDSIARLEVVTSAVPCEPWTTAGSATPSTPSVVSAEPVDCISKLQAVAVPSDPWGCIATRSTLATTLLSADELDDDDDDFEDDYEEEESIIPTYCPMRYHPFVSHPHNHPLVPHPHQQQQQQQQQQLSQQQPHPQQQQQQLAQQQQRSYAPGYGSRQPNYYSEPFPQQNCSRTGGPQHMTQQSPPAPQQARGFAPPQWATSNGSAANPAVGGAQQFYEATNGGGGAYAPPAAPQQTIRCAENGKSYLDLGCSSGAASAGGGSPISPPPSSPPVVPFAGLPLHGLPLKRCCDGRPGGWCSANRSCYKDTRLKIRNLSMFKLSRFRQVSEQSLYRSVLICNTLKRIDREIEAEAKELHQAAQQHHQQAAAAAAAAAAAAAQAAQYHPAYQQSPPAPLHPHPQQQQQQQLDYAPVLNCARLANMDHYQQLSFQPQQQQQQQQQYHERLESQPTAAYRGVGFATQQPSNCDTSSSNTSGNSSNNSAATAATTASGSSSLHPYDHYPFRESQSGRATPFPACPTTTAAAAAAASSAAAAAATTSNSSPASSSSSINTTASTVMSSSSSSGNSSSTAATPPIAPSGSNNCDTSDSGYADDDSTRSINWSSVLSLSSQSALDPLNNNDLFSILPAAATPTAVPVSVPAAASSSSSSSSSTLAFSGSFTTVQASSGSSSSCGSSSSSTTATFTTLSTISSATHSLTSSYVSSISSNVSAAANTWEYGFLDMEFGLGSEFTELVPSCKLSSEDLFKSGLGGQVVAASRLHDNELEQPAHIMVGS from the coding sequence GTGAATTCCGCGATGGGTCTTCAAGCAACAGCCGCCACCAAGCGGAAGCATGAGCTGACCTTCGATAGCAAGGATGCCAACACCACCTACACGGGCAACTGTGCCCCGCCCCCCATCAAGGCCAACAAGTGGGCcattagcaacaacaactacctGGAATCGctcgaggagcagcagcagcaatcgcagcagcagcagcaatcggAGCCAGCTGTCGAGTCCAACAACAACCATATTGTGCTGGAGTCATCCACCATGGATTTGGATGCGATGAAGCCCACAACGGAGCCAAGTATTAGCAATGGTCATGAAGTTACTACCGCAGCGGTGGTTGCCTCGCTGAAGAGTCAAGCGGAGGTGCCACTGCCGCCGACGGCGAGTGCGGCGATACCGGAGGATAGTATCGCCCGGCTGGAGGTGGTCACCTCGGCCGTTCCCTGTGAGCCCTGGACAACTGCGGGTTCAGCGACTCCCTCCACACCCTCGGTGGTGTCCGCTGAACCCGTGGACTGCATCTCCAAGCTGCAAGCGGTGGCGGTGCCCAGTGATCCTTGGGGCTGCATTGCCACCCGCTCCACGCTAGCCACCACTCTGCTGAGTGCCGATGAGCtggacgacgatgatgatgacttCGAGGACGActacgaggaggaggagagcaTCATACCCACCTACTGTCCCATGCGCTATCATCCCTTTGTGTCGCATCCGCACAACCATCCGCTGGTGCCGCAtccccaccagcagcagcaacagcaacagcagcagcaactctcccagcagcaaccacatccccagcagcagcagcagcaactcgctcagcagcagcagaggagCTATGCCCCTGGATATGGCAGCAGGCAGCCCAACTACTACTCGGAGCCATTCCCCCAGCAGAATTGCTCGCGAACCGGAGGACCGCAGCACATGACGCAGCAATCTCCGCCAGCGCCGCAGCAGGCGAGGGGTTTTGCTCCTCCTCAATGGGCGACGTCCAACGGAAGTGCCGCGAATCCCGCAGTGGGAGGAGCCCAGCAGTTCTACGAGGCCACcaacggaggaggaggagcctaTGCCCCACCAGCGGCGCCTCAACAAACCATTCGCTGTGCGGAGAATGGCAAATCCTATCTGGATCTGGGTTGCAGTAGTGGTGCAGCATCCGCTGGAGGTGGCTCCCCCATTAGTCCGCCACCCTCCTCGCCGCCCGTCGTTCCCTTCGCCGGTTTGCCACTGCATGGCCTGCCCCTCAAGCGCTGCTGTGATGGACGCCCCGGTGGCTGGTGCAGTGCCAACCGGAGCTGCTACAAGGACACCCGGCTGAAGATACGCAATCTGTCCATGTTTAAGCTCTCCCGTTTTAGGCAGGTTTCGGAGCAGTCGCTCTACCGCTCGGTGCTCATTTGCAATACCCTGAAGCGCATCGATCGCGAGATCGAGGCGGAGGCCAAGGAGCTGCACCAGGCGGCGCAGCAGCATCACCagcaggcggcggcggcagcagcagcagcggcagcggcggcggcacaAGCGGCGCAATACCATCCAGCCTATCAGCAATCTCCGCCAGCGCCACTGCATCCGcatccccagcagcagcagcagcagcagttggaCTATGCGCCTGTGCTGAACTGTGCCCGCTTGGCCAACATGGATCACTACCAGCAACTGAGTTTCCAgccacaacagcagcagcagcagcagcagcagtaccaCGAGCGACTGGAGAGCCAGCCTACAGCAGCCTACAGGGGAGTGGGCTTTGCCACGCAGCAGCCCAGCAACTGTGATACTTCGAGCAGCAATACcagcggcaacagcagcaacaactccgcggcgacagcagcaacaacggcgagcggcagcagcagtttGCATCCCTACGATCACTATCCCTTTCGGGAGTCGCAGTCGGGTCGTGCCACGCCCTTTCCCGCCTGCCCCAccaccacagcagcagcagcagcggcagcttcttcggcagcagcagcagcagcaacaaccagcAACAGTTCCCCCgccagcagcagtagcagtatAAACACCACTGCTTCAACGGTGATGAGCAGCAGTAGTAGTAGTGGTAACTCATCGAGCACCGCAGCTACCCCTCCAATTGCCCCAAgtggcagcaacaactgcGATACCAGCGACTCCGGCTATGCGGACGACGACTCCACCCGTTCGATCAACTGGAGTTCGGTGCTCAGCCTGAGTTCGCAATCGGCGCTGGATCCGCTGAACAACAATGATCTATTTAGCATATTACCAGCGGCGGCAACACCTACAGCTGTGCCCGTTTCAGTGCCAGCAGCGGCCAGCAGTTCCAGTTCATCCTCGAGCTCAACGCTGGCCTTCAGCGGCAGCTTCACCACCGTTCAGGCAAGCAGCGGGAGTAGTAGTTCctgtggcagcagcagcagctccaccaCCGCCACCTTTACCACCCTCTCGACCATCTCCTCGGCCACCCACTCGCTGACCTCGTCGTATGTGAGCAGCATTAGCTCGAATGTTTCGGCGGCGGCGAATACCTGGGAGTACGGATTCCTGGACATGGAGTTCGGCTTGGGTTCGGAGTTCACCGAGCTAGTGCCCAGCTGTAAGCTCAGCTCGGAGGATCTGTTCAAGAGCGGTCTGGGTGGCCAGGTGGTGGCCGCCTCCCGGCTCCATGACAACGAGCTGGAGCAGCCCGCCCACATCATGGTCGGCAGTTAG
- the tara gene encoding pneumococcal serine-rich repeat protein isoform X3, translating to MGLQATAATKRKHELTFDSKDANTTYTGNCAPPPIKANKWAISNNNYLESLEEQQQQSQQQQQSEPAVESNNNHIVLESSTMDLDAMKPTTEPSISNGHEVTTAAVVASLKSQAEVPLPPTASAAIPEDSIARLEVVTSAVPCEPWTTAGSATPSTPSVVSAEPVDCISKLQAVAVPSDPWGCIATRSTLATTLLSADELDDDDDDFEDDYEEEESIIPTYCPMRYHPFVSHPHNHPLVPHPHQQQQQQQQQQLSQQQPHPQQQQQQLAQQQQRSYAPGYGSRQPNYYSEPFPQQNCSRTGGPQHMTQQSPPAPQQARGFAPPQWATSNGSAANPAVGGAQQFYEATNGGGGAYAPPAAPQQTIRCAENGKSYLDLGCSSGAASAGGGSPISPPPSSPPVVPFAGLPLHGLPLKRCCDGRPGGWCSANRSCYKDTRLKIRNLSMFKLSRFRQVSEQSLYRSVLICNTLKRIDREIEAEAKELHQAAQQHHQQAAAAAAAAAAAAAQAAQYHPAYQQSPPAPLHPHPQQQQQQQLDYAPVLNCARLANMDHYQQLSFQPQQQQQQQQQYHERLESQPTAAYRGVGFATQQPSNCDTSSSNTSGNSSNNSAATAATTASGSSSLHPYDHYPFRESQSGRATPFPACPTTTAAAAAAASSAAAAAATTSNSSPASSSSSINTTASTVMSSSSSSGNSSSTAATPPIAPSGSNNCDTSDSGYADDDSTRSINWSSVLSLSSQSALDPLNNNDLFSILPAAATPTAVPVSVPAAASSSSSSSSSTLAFSGSFTTVQASSGSSSSCGSSSSSTTATFTTLSTISSATHSLTSSYVSSISSNVSAAANTWEYGFLDMEFGLGSEFTELVPSCKLSSEDLFKSGLGGQVVAASRLHDNELEQPAHIMVGS from the coding sequence ATGGGTCTTCAAGCAACAGCCGCCACCAAGCGGAAGCATGAGCTGACCTTCGATAGCAAGGATGCCAACACCACCTACACGGGCAACTGTGCCCCGCCCCCCATCAAGGCCAACAAGTGGGCcattagcaacaacaactacctGGAATCGctcgaggagcagcagcagcaatcgcagcagcagcagcaatcggAGCCAGCTGTCGAGTCCAACAACAACCATATTGTGCTGGAGTCATCCACCATGGATTTGGATGCGATGAAGCCCACAACGGAGCCAAGTATTAGCAATGGTCATGAAGTTACTACCGCAGCGGTGGTTGCCTCGCTGAAGAGTCAAGCGGAGGTGCCACTGCCGCCGACGGCGAGTGCGGCGATACCGGAGGATAGTATCGCCCGGCTGGAGGTGGTCACCTCGGCCGTTCCCTGTGAGCCCTGGACAACTGCGGGTTCAGCGACTCCCTCCACACCCTCGGTGGTGTCCGCTGAACCCGTGGACTGCATCTCCAAGCTGCAAGCGGTGGCGGTGCCCAGTGATCCTTGGGGCTGCATTGCCACCCGCTCCACGCTAGCCACCACTCTGCTGAGTGCCGATGAGCtggacgacgatgatgatgacttCGAGGACGActacgaggaggaggagagcaTCATACCCACCTACTGTCCCATGCGCTATCATCCCTTTGTGTCGCATCCGCACAACCATCCGCTGGTGCCGCAtccccaccagcagcagcaacagcaacagcagcagcaactctcccagcagcaaccacatccccagcagcagcagcagcaactcgctcagcagcagcagaggagCTATGCCCCTGGATATGGCAGCAGGCAGCCCAACTACTACTCGGAGCCATTCCCCCAGCAGAATTGCTCGCGAACCGGAGGACCGCAGCACATGACGCAGCAATCTCCGCCAGCGCCGCAGCAGGCGAGGGGTTTTGCTCCTCCTCAATGGGCGACGTCCAACGGAAGTGCCGCGAATCCCGCAGTGGGAGGAGCCCAGCAGTTCTACGAGGCCACcaacggaggaggaggagcctaTGCCCCACCAGCGGCGCCTCAACAAACCATTCGCTGTGCGGAGAATGGCAAATCCTATCTGGATCTGGGTTGCAGTAGTGGTGCAGCATCCGCTGGAGGTGGCTCCCCCATTAGTCCGCCACCCTCCTCGCCGCCCGTCGTTCCCTTCGCCGGTTTGCCACTGCATGGCCTGCCCCTCAAGCGCTGCTGTGATGGACGCCCCGGTGGCTGGTGCAGTGCCAACCGGAGCTGCTACAAGGACACCCGGCTGAAGATACGCAATCTGTCCATGTTTAAGCTCTCCCGTTTTAGGCAGGTTTCGGAGCAGTCGCTCTACCGCTCGGTGCTCATTTGCAATACCCTGAAGCGCATCGATCGCGAGATCGAGGCGGAGGCCAAGGAGCTGCACCAGGCGGCGCAGCAGCATCACCagcaggcggcggcggcagcagcagcagcggcagcggcggcggcacaAGCGGCGCAATACCATCCAGCCTATCAGCAATCTCCGCCAGCGCCACTGCATCCGcatccccagcagcagcagcagcagcagttggaCTATGCGCCTGTGCTGAACTGTGCCCGCTTGGCCAACATGGATCACTACCAGCAACTGAGTTTCCAgccacaacagcagcagcagcagcagcagcagtaccaCGAGCGACTGGAGAGCCAGCCTACAGCAGCCTACAGGGGAGTGGGCTTTGCCACGCAGCAGCCCAGCAACTGTGATACTTCGAGCAGCAATACcagcggcaacagcagcaacaactccgcggcgacagcagcaacaacggcgagcggcagcagcagtttGCATCCCTACGATCACTATCCCTTTCGGGAGTCGCAGTCGGGTCGTGCCACGCCCTTTCCCGCCTGCCCCAccaccacagcagcagcagcagcggcagcttcttcggcagcagcagcagcagcaacaaccagcAACAGTTCCCCCgccagcagcagtagcagtatAAACACCACTGCTTCAACGGTGATGAGCAGCAGTAGTAGTAGTGGTAACTCATCGAGCACCGCAGCTACCCCTCCAATTGCCCCAAgtggcagcaacaactgcGATACCAGCGACTCCGGCTATGCGGACGACGACTCCACCCGTTCGATCAACTGGAGTTCGGTGCTCAGCCTGAGTTCGCAATCGGCGCTGGATCCGCTGAACAACAATGATCTATTTAGCATATTACCAGCGGCGGCAACACCTACAGCTGTGCCCGTTTCAGTGCCAGCAGCGGCCAGCAGTTCCAGTTCATCCTCGAGCTCAACGCTGGCCTTCAGCGGCAGCTTCACCACCGTTCAGGCAAGCAGCGGGAGTAGTAGTTCctgtggcagcagcagcagctccaccaCCGCCACCTTTACCACCCTCTCGACCATCTCCTCGGCCACCCACTCGCTGACCTCGTCGTATGTGAGCAGCATTAGCTCGAATGTTTCGGCGGCGGCGAATACCTGGGAGTACGGATTCCTGGACATGGAGTTCGGCTTGGGTTCGGAGTTCACCGAGCTAGTGCCCAGCTGTAAGCTCAGCTCGGAGGATCTGTTCAAGAGCGGTCTGGGTGGCCAGGTGGTGGCCGCCTCCCGGCTCCATGACAACGAGCTGGAGCAGCCCGCCCACATCATGGTCGGCAGTTAG